A section of the Carya illinoinensis cultivar Pawnee chromosome 12, C.illinoinensisPawnee_v1, whole genome shotgun sequence genome encodes:
- the LOC122289243 gene encoding two-component response regulator-like APRR1, translating to MDFRLLAEKNILNYDFDIVASDPSDANTNSTLFSDDTDEKSRRSTNSEMGFSTHQEDESAAVEPLQNDLMEYRPDVPGISDRRTGEFCSGPKKNELKIGKSSAFFTYVKSSTVKNDSQGVNDNAAQNLRMGVKHQGFNQGMVQDPHIHGDEEAGESYSPGDDGPHSSGVLNSVSMERSCTPPISMGLTQQRDFKNEKFSPVLSHPRNEHQLDVSALFAQAAFPFCISGVVNQVMTSTAQLYPKNLHDLQSHASEAMMSQYHHLSQCHPHVNGMTSFPYYPVNMYLQAGQMSSSHSWPVEGSTSVEVKLNNVDRREAALMKFRQKRKERCFDKKIRYANRKQLANRRPRARGQFVRKVNGVNVDLNGQPSSANSDDDDGEDEEKDA from the exons GTTCTCGGATGACACAGATGAAAAATCTCGGAGGAGCACCAACTCTGAAATGGGATTTTCAACCCATCAGGAAGATGAG TCTGCTGCTGTAGAGCCTCTACAAAATGATTTAATGGAATATCGGCCTGATGTGCCAGGAATTAGTGACCGACGAACTGGGGA ATTTTGTTCTGGCCCAAAGAAGAATGAACTAAAGATTGGCAAGTCTTCTGCCTTTTTTACTTATGTCAAATCAAGCACAGTCAAAAATGACTCTCAAGGGGTCAATGACAATGCTGCTCAAAATTTGAGGATGGGAGTGAAACATCAAGGATTCAATCAAGGAATGGTTCAGGATCCCCATATACATGGAGATGAGGAGGCAGGGGAGAGCTATTCACCAGGAGATGATGGTCCACACAGTAGTGGTGTCCTGAATTCTGTTTCGATGGAGAGGTCTTGTACTCCGCCTATATCGATGGGACTCACGCAGCAAAGGgatttcaagaatgaaaagtTCTCTCCAGTGCTTTCACACCCAAGAAATGAACATCAACTTGATGTTTCTGCTTTATTTGCACAAGCTGCATTTCCATTTTGCATTTCAGGAGTAGTAAACCAAGTTATGACATCAACAGCACAACTGTATCCAAAGAATCTTCATGACTTGCAAAGTCATGCATCTGAAGCTATGATGTCCCAGTACCATCATCTTTCGCAATGCCATCCCCATGTTAATGGAATGACATCATTCCCTTATTACCCTGTTAATATGTATTTACAAGCTGGTCAAATGTCTTCTTCGCATTCTTGGCCAGTTGAAGGTTCAACTTCAGTGGAAGTAAAATTGAATAATGTGGATAGAAGAGAAGCAGCATTGATGAAGTTTAGGCAGAAAAGGAAAGAGCGATGTTTTGATAAGAAGATTAGGTATGCCAATCGAAAACAACTTGCTAATAGAAGGCCTCGTGCTCGAGGACAGTTTGTAAGGAAGGTGAATGGTGTGAATGTGGATCTTAACGGACAACCTAGCTCTGCTaattctgatgatgatgatggggaGGATGAAGAGAAGGATGCATGA